One Actinomycetota bacterium genomic window, TCCTCGGCATCGGCCTGCTCGGCTATGCCGTCTGGGGCTGGCTGGCCGCCGTCAACCGCGAGAACCGCTACGGCCGCGTCCTGGCCGACACCGAGCCCCCCTCACCCCAGTCCGGCCCGGTGTCGGACCCGAGGCCGCACCCCGACCCGGAGGCGCAGGAGCGTCGCGACCGCCCCTGAGCGGCCCGGCCGCTACTCGCCGTGGGGGCCGGTGGCCGCCGGGGCCCGCTCGCCGTCGCTGGAGGCGGGCTCGAGGCTGACCGTCTCGTAGCCGCCGTCGGCGGTGCGGCTGAGGCGGACGCCGGCGTTGATCTGGGCCGGGCGGAGGCGGCTGCGGCTGAGGCCCTTGCAGATCCAGTAGGTGACCAGGAAGGTCACGATCGGGGCGACCACCAGGCCCCACTGGAGGATGCGGGTGATGGTCTCGACCGGCACGTTGAGCAGGACCCCGAAGATGTCGTTGCCGCCCTCCAGGAACATGATGAAGAACACCATCAGGCCGGCGGCGCCGATGCCGGTGCGGACCGGGGTGTCGCGGGGGCGGTCGAGGAGGTGGTGCTCGGCCCGGTCCTTGGTGAAGCGGCGCTCGATCCAGGGCCACAGGGTGAGGATGCCGAAGGCGATGCCGGGGAACAGCACGGCCGGCCAGAACACCTCGGAGATGGTGAACCCGAACAGGGTCAGGTCCCAGGGCGGGCCGAGGCGCAGGGCGCCGTCGAGGAAGCCGATGTACCAGTCGGGCTGGGCCGGCGAGGTCACGTTGAAGGGCTCGAACGGCCCGTACTGCCAGACGGGGTTGATCTGGGCCAGGCCGCCCAGCAGGGCGAGCACGGCGGTGGTGAACAGCAGCAGCGACAGCGACTTGAAGGTCTGCTCGGGCCACAGCCGCTTGCCGACCACGTTGCGCTCGGTGCGGCCGTGGCCGGGGAACTGGGTGTGCTTCTGCAGCACCAGGATGGCTATGTGGACCCCGACCAGGGCGATCAGCAGGGCCGGGAGCAGCATCACGTGGAACACGAACAGCCGCGAGATGATGTCGGGGGCCGGGAACTCGCCGCCGAAGAGGAGATAGGTCGCCCAGGTGCCGATCACCGGGATGGCCAGGGTCACGGCGTAGAAGATGCGCAGGCCGATGCCGGAGAGCAGGTCGTCGGGGAGCGAGTAGCCGGTGAAGCCCTCGCCCAGGGCCAGGAACAGCAGCAGGACGCCGACCAGCCAGTTGACCTCGCGGGGGCGGCGGAAGGCGCCGGTGAAGAACACCCGGCACAGGTGGATCACGATCGCGGCCACGAACACCAGGGCCGCCCAGTGGTGGGTCTGGCGCATCAGCAGGCCGGCCCTGACCTCGAAGGAGATCCGCATGACCGAGTCGTAGGCGGCCGTCACGTGCGCGCCCCGCAGGGGCTCATACGGGCCGTCGTAGATGACCTCCTGGACCGACGGGGTGTAGAAGAAGGTCAGGAAGACGCCGGTGAAGATCAGCACCACGAGGCTGAACAGGGCGATCTCGCCGAGCAGGAACGACCAGTGGTCGGGGAAGACCTTGCGCAGGGCCGTGCGGGCCAGGCTGGCCGTGCCCAGCCGCTCGTCCAGGTACTTGAAGGACCGCTCGGTCACCGTGCTCATCATCGGCCTCGATTCATGTCCCAGAACGCCGGCCCCACGGGCTCGGGGAAGTCCCCCTGGGCAACCAGGATGCCATCCTCGTCGACCCCCAGGGGCAGCTGGGGCAGGGGCCGGGCGGCCGGCCCGAAGAACGGCCTGGCCCCGTCGGACACGTCGAACTGCGACTGGTGGCAGGGGCAGATGAGCGACTGGCTCTCGGCCCGGTACAGCCCCACCGGGCAGCCGGCGTGGGTGCAGATCTTGGAGTAGGCGACGTG contains:
- a CDS encoding ubiquinol-cytochrome c reductase cytochrome b subunit, producing the protein MTERSFKYLDERLGTASLARTALRKVFPDHWSFLLGEIALFSLVVLIFTGVFLTFFYTPSVQEVIYDGPYEPLRGAHVTAAYDSVMRISFEVRAGLLMRQTHHWAALVFVAAIVIHLCRVFFTGAFRRPREVNWLVGVLLLFLALGEGFTGYSLPDDLLSGIGLRIFYAVTLAIPVIGTWATYLLFGGEFPAPDIISRLFVFHVMLLPALLIALVGVHIAILVLQKHTQFPGHGRTERNVVGKRLWPEQTFKSLSLLLFTTAVLALLGGLAQINPVWQYGPFEPFNVTSPAQPDWYIGFLDGALRLGPPWDLTLFGFTISEVFWPAVLFPGIAFGILTLWPWIERRFTKDRAEHHLLDRPRDTPVRTGIGAAGLMVFFIMFLEGGNDIFGVLLNVPVETITRILQWGLVVAPIVTFLVTYWICKGLSRSRLRPAQINAGVRLSRTADGGYETVSLEPASSDGERAPAATGPHGE